From a single Saimiri boliviensis isolate mSaiBol1 chromosome 15, mSaiBol1.pri, whole genome shotgun sequence genomic region:
- the ZNF706 gene encoding zinc finger protein 706 has translation MARGQQKIQSQQKNAKKQAGQKKKQGHDQKAAAKAALIYTCTVCRTQMPDPKTFKQHFESKHPKTPLPPELADVQA, from the exons ATGGCTCGTGGACAGCAGAAGATTCAGTCTCAGCAGAAAAATGCCAAAAAGCAAGCGggacaaaagaagaaacaaggacATGACCAAAAGGCTGCTGCCAAAGCTGCCTTAATATATACTTGCACTGTCTGTAGG ACACAAATGCCAGACCCTAAGACCTTCAAGCAGCACTTTGAGAGCAAGCATCCTAAGACTCCACTTCCTCCAGAATTAGCTGATGTTCAGGCATAA